A region of the Deltaproteobacteria bacterium HGW-Deltaproteobacteria-6 genome:
CGGCCGCCCTGGAGATGTCCGATGCCCCGTTTAAGGGACCGATTGCCGGTGTGCGTGTCGGGCGGATCAATGGTGAATTTGCTGCCAATGCTTCGGCGGAAAAAATGAAGGAAAGCGAAATGAACCTTTTCCTGGTGGGACGTAAAGTCACGCCGGGGCGTGCAGGCCGTCCCTATGACGTCGAACTGGTGATGATGGAAGGCGAAGCCAACGAGGTTGCGGAAGACATTATTATCGATGCTATTAATTTCGGATTGGAAGCCGTCCGTCCGGTTATTGATTTGCAGGACAAGATGCGTGCGGAGATTGGCAAAGCCAAGCGGCCCGTGGCAGAAGCAGCGCCGGATGAAGAACTCATCGCCCGTGTGCGTACCGAAGCTCTGCCCGGTTTAAAAGAAGGTTACAGCATACCGCGCAAGTTGGAGCGTTACAGTAAACTGGGCGATGTCCGCGAAGCGGTAATCAAAAGTATCGGCGCCGGCGACGCGGCGCTTAGTAAAAAAGTTGCGGCGATCATCGAGCATCTGGAATCCCGGATTCTTCGCGATATGATTATCCAGGAAAAGAAGAGAATCGACGGCCGGTCTTCGACCGATATCCGCCCGATCAACTCGGAAGTCGGCATATTGCCCCGCACCCATGGGTCGGCTTTGTTTACCCGCGGTGAAACACAGGCGCTGGCCGTGCTTACCCTGGGCACCTCCGCTGATGAGCAGCGGATGGACTATATTGCCGGCGAAGAACGGAGATCGTTCCTGCTGCACTATAATTTCCCGCCCTTCAGTGTCGGTGAGGCCAAGTCGTTGCGCAGTCCCGGCAGAAGAGAAATCGGCCATGGCGCGCTGGCGCGTAAAGCACTGGTTCCCGTCCTCCCTTCTCCCGAGACCTTTCCCTATACCATCCGGATTGTTTCGGAAATTATGGCGTCCAACGGTTCGTCGTCCATGGCTTCGGTCTGCGGCGGTATTCTGTCTTTAATGGACGGCGGCGTGCCGGTGAAGGACATTGTCGCGGGCATTGCCATGGGGCTGCTCAAAGAAGGCGACGAGGTTGTCATTTTATCGGATATTCTCGGCGATGAAGACCATGCGGGCGATATGGATTTCAAAGTCTGCGGCACCGAAAAAGGCGTTACCGCCATGCAGATGGATATTAAGATCGACGGCCTGACGGAAGATATTCTGCGCAAGGCATTGGCGCAGGCCCGCGAAGGCCGCATCCACATCATCGGTAAAATCCGCGAGACCATGACTGCGCCACGATCAGATATTTCTCTCTATGCGCCGCGGATTACCACTGTTAAGGTTAAGGAAGATCAGGTGCGCACAGTGATCGGTTCCGGCGGTAAGAACATCCGTCAGATTATCAGTGAAACCGGTGTGACCATTGATGTGGAAGATGACGGCACCGTAACCATTGCTTCCGCCGACGCCGAAGCGGCGGCCCGGGCCGTGGCGATGGTGAAGTGGCTGACCGAAGAAGCGGAAGTCGGGAAGATTTACCGCGGTACCGTAAAGAAAATTGTTGATTTTGGCGCGTTTGTCGAAATTCTGCCCGGGACGGAAGGGCTGTTGCATATCTCGCAAATTGCCAAGGAAAGAATCGCCAAAGTGACGGATGTATTGCAGGAAGGCGATGAGGTCATGGTCAAGGTGCTGGAAGTCGATAAGTCGGGCAAGATTCGTCTCAGTCGTAAAGAGGCGCTGGACGCTGAAATAAAGTAGTAAGAAATCATCCAATGAATCATCTCATGCTGGCAGGGGAAAATAAATTCGCCTCTGCCAGCATCATGAAATGATGCCCCTGAGTTTCATGGAAAAAATACAAATTCATATTCAAAAGATCGCGGGAAGTGATGATATTCCTTTTCCCCGGTATATGACCGAACAGGCGGCGGGTATGGATATTTTTGCAGCTGTCTTGTCCGACGAAACAATTCAGCCGGGCGAGCGCAGAAAAATTCCGACCGGCATCGCCATTTCCCTGCCCGAAGGATATGAGGCTCAAATTCGACCACGCAGCGGTCTGGCCGTCCATAACGGCATCACCCTTTTAAATTCACCCGGCACCATCGATGCGGACTATCGCGGTGAGATCGCCCTGATTGTTATCAATCACGGCGAGTCGCCTTTTGTGGTGCAAAGAGGCATGCGTCTGGCGCAAATGGTGATTCAGAAAATCTGTCAGGCCCAATGGGTCGAATCAGACACGCTTGATGAAACGGTCCGGGGCGGCGGCGGTTTCGGTCATACCTGAAGAAGGCAGCGGGCCGAAGATTCTCTGCGGCCTGACAATGATTGCTTCTATTTTCCTTCCCGGATTTTCTTGCTTTTGCATTTGTCCTGAAACAGTGATATGTAAAAACAAATTTGCCCGGACAAAAAGAGTTCATGAAAAAATTCAAAGTTAAAAAAACATTTCAGGAAATCAACGAAAAGATCAAAAAAGGGCGAGCCGTTGTCGTGACCGCTGAGGAAATGATCGATATCGTGGAGCGGCATGGTGATGTGGAAGCGGCGCGGCGGATTGATGTCGTGACGACCGGAACATTCGGCGCCATGTGTTCTTCCGGCGCTTTTCTGAATTTCGGGCATACCTCTCCGCGTATCAGGGCCTCCAAGGTCTGGCTCAACGACGTGCCGGCCTATGGCGGTATTGCGGCCGTCGACTGCTATCTGGGTGCAACCGAAGTCGTTGAAGGCGACCCGCAAAACAGTGTGTATCCGGGTGAATTCAATTATGGCGGCGGCCATGTCATTGAAGATCTGGTATCCGGTAACGTCGTGAAACTGCGCGCCGAGGGATATGGCACCGATTGCTATCCATCGCGTAAATTTGAAAAAAATATTACCATCAGTGATTTACGGGACGCCGTTTTATTCAATCCGCGTAATGCCTATCAGAACTATAATTGCGCCGTCAACCTGTCGGATACGACGATTTACACCTATATGGGCATGCTGCGTCCGCGCATGGCCAATGCATCCTATGCAACGTCGGGGCAACTGAGTCCGTTGCTTAATGATCCTTATTACCGTACAATCGGTATCGGGACACGAATTTTTTTAGGCGGAGCTCAGGGGTTTGTCGTCTGGCCGGGCACACAGCATAATCCAAATGTGGCCAGAGGGCCTAATGGCGTGCCCAAGGAAGGCGCAGGCACTATCGCTGTTATTGGTAATTTGAAGGAAATGAGCCCCGAATGGCTGACCGGAGCCAGTTTTTTAGGCTATGGTATTTCGATGTTCGTCGGCATCGGTATTCCCATTCCCATTCTGGATGAAGACATGGCGCGCTTTACCGCGGTAAAGGACGCGGATATTTACGCGCAAGTCTATGATTACAGCATGGACTATCCCAAGGGCAATCCTAAGCCTGTTTTCGAAGTCAGTTATCAGGATCTCAAGAGCGGTTCCATTATCATTGATAATAAAAAAGTTATTACTGCCCCCCTGTCCAGTTATTACAAGGCCAATCAAATAGCCAATCTTCTCAAAGAATGGATTGAAAGCGGTAAATTTTTGCTTGGCGAACCGCAGCAGAATTTACCGAGTGTAAGTCATCTATAAGTTTCCCGATAGAGAAACATAATTCCTCAGATTTGTTCTAAATAGATAAAAACACTATATGTTGTGTTGCCAATATTTCATAAACACATGATGATGTGTATTATCAATAATTAATATTAATTAATTTTAAATAATTTTAATGATAATTAAGTTTTTTTCTTGACTTTTTCTTTTGATTATAGTTTTTTGAACCAAAAGAGAAGGTATTACTTTAACTCATTATGGAAAATACAAAGAAAAATAGAGTAAAGAAGTTTCGCGAATCTATTCCTCTGAGTGTATCACAGCTTGCCCGCAAGGCTGAACTGACGCCGCAGACAATTGCCAAAATGGAAAAAGGATTACCTACAAGAAAGAACTCGGAGTTAAAAGTGGCCAAGGCCTTGCAAAAAACCTATGAAGAAGTTTTCCCTCAATAAAGGGGAGTACAAAAGGCATTTTATGGTATTTCACCTGGAGGCATTGTTTGTAAATGAAAATCGGCAGATATTTAGTTGCCTTTTTGTTTTTAATGACTCTTTTGATAACCTTTGGCAACAGAGGGGTTGTCGATAATTATTTTATGGGTAAAAGACTGTCACAGATGAAAGCGGAAAATAACGATCTGGTAGCGCAAAACAAAGAACTGGCAGAAAAAATAATTTTATTACGAAGTGATCTAGCTTATATTGAATCTATCGCGCGCAACGAGCTAGGCATGGTGAAAAGCGGAGATGTTGTTTACCGGCTGACAAAATGAACGAAAGCATGTTTTCAAGCAAGCAATAACATGACGGTGCTTTAATGGATTTAAAAGAACTATTTACAGGAAAAAAACAGCTTGTCGGGCTGGATATCGGATCAAACTCTTTGAAGCTGGCTGAGATCATCACGACCTCCAGCGGTCAGGTACTCAACCGGTTCCGTCAAATCCCCGTCCCATCCGGAACGATCGTTGACGGCGTTGTGGAAAATCCCAGTGTTTTAGCGTCAACGATCAAAGAACTTTTCCATAATTCCGGTTGCAAAGGAAAAGGAATTGTAACCTCTCTTTCCGGCAGTTCCGTCATTGTTAAAAAAGTAACGCTTGCCCAGATGGAAGAGACGGAACTGCGTGAGTTGATCCATGATGAAGCCGGTAAATACCTTCCTTTTGATAATATGGATGATGTAAATTATGATTTCCAGATCCTGGGAGATAATGAACAGAACCCCAATCAAATGGACGTTATCATTGTTGCCGCCAAGAAGACGGATGTCAGCAGTTACCTGGATGCGATTACCGCGGCCGGTCTTACGGTCATGATCATGGATGTGGATTCTTTTGCGCTGGAAACCATGTATGAGTCCAACTACGAATTTGAAGAGAATGATATTATCGTCATCGTTAACATTGGCGCGCACTTGACCAATATTAATGTCATTAAAGGTGGAATATCCATCTTTACCAGAGATTTTACGATTGCCGGAAATGAGATCACCGAAAGGTTGCAGGAAAAATATCAGGTGTCGGCGGAAGAAGCCGAGGGCATGAAAACAGACGGTCTTCCCGGCAGCGAGCAGGAAAACATGGATCTGAAAAACGTTATTTTAGATTGTGCCGAACCGATATGTTCAGAGATCGAAAGATCCATTGATTACTTCCGTTCAACATTCGGGGGCGATTATATCAAGCATGTGTATCTATCGGGCGGATCATCAAGAATTGCGGGTTTAGACAACCATTTATCGCAGCGATTAAATATAGAGACGGAATTAATTAATCCACTTTCAAAAATCGGCTATAACAAAAAAAATATTGATGCGGGGAAGCTCGACAGCATCAAGACAATCGGCGCTGTGGCCATTGGGTTGGGTTTAAGGAAAATAGGTGATAAATGATAAAGATTAATCTTTTACCTTACCGTGAAAAAGAAAAGAAAGATAATCTTGCCAGACAGATTACGATTATTGCAGGGTCGTTTATCTTTTTTATTCTTTGTCTTGTTCTGTTCCAGATTCATATGGTGACACAAGTAAAGGATATAGAAAAAAAACTTGCGGATTCCAAAGAAACCTTGAAAGTTTTAGATGCAAAAATTGGAAACCTGGAAAAGTTTAAACGCCAGAAAGCCGACCTGGAGTTAAAACTCGGTGTGATCAGCACGCTGGAAGAAAATCGATTATTGCCGGTCAAAACGCTTGATGATTTATCCATGCTGGTTCCGCAAAGAAACGTTTGGCTGACAAGAATTGTACAAAACAATGACAGTCTGACGATCGAGGGAGTTGGCCGTGACAATATTGTTGCTGCTGATTTTATGAAAACCATTGAAAATTTTGCCCCCATCAAGTCGGTTGATTTGGTTTCGTCAAAAAACGTGGTGATTGCCGACACAACCTTGCAGCAGTTTATTTTTAACTGCAAACTGAAAAAGGGATTTTAATTATGCCCATAACCGTAAACGATATTAAAAAATTGTCCCCGCAGGCCAAGGCCCTGATCGTTGTTATAGTTATTTTTCTTATCGGTTATGTGTATTACGCTTATTTTCTATCCGATACGTTAAACAAAAAAGCAGAACTTGATAAAGATTATCAGGATGTTGAATCACAAATTACACAGAAAGAAAAATTAGCGAAGCAATTCGATAAATACAAAACCGATGTTGCAGCGCTGGAACAGAATTATAAAGTGGCTTTGTTAAAACTTCCCGACCAGCGGGAAATCCCCGGCCTTTTTCATTCCGTCGCTATGGCGGGCCGGGATACGGGTGTTGAGTTTTTATTGTTTGAGCCGAAAGCCTCTGTGCCTAAAACCATGGCTGATGCCGGACCTGATAAACTTTCTGCAAAACTAAAGCCTTCCGATAAGAGGCAGGAAGAGAAGGAAAAAGCAGACTCTCAAAAAACGGCTAACATACCGGCGAAGCCCGGTGATGGAAAGAAGGCGCCGCCGCCGGCTCCAGAACCTTTTTATGAGGAAATACCGGTAAAAGTGACCGTAACGGGCAATTTTCAGAATATTGTTCACTTTTTTGAAAAAGTGGCCAAATTGCCTCGTATTGTCAATATTTCCGATATTTCTATGGGTGAACGAAGAGCTGTTAAAGGACGGGGACATCTTATTACTACATCCTGTACCGTGAAAACGTACATGTTTGTGGATAAAAAAGAGAAAACAAGTGAAAAGAAAAATGAAAAAAATTAAAATTATCATTTTGTGCAATTTGTTGATTCTTTTTACAACAGCTTTTTGTGCTTTCGGCGCAGAAACAAATAAACCGGTTGTGAAAACATTGCCATCCGCTCCGCGAACCGGCCAGCCTCAAATACAAGCACCCGCCTTGCCGCCTGTGCCAACGCCGCCGGTGAATGTTTACAGTTATAATCCGTCGGGCAAGCCCGATCCGTTTAAACCTTTTATTGATGTACAAGTCGCGGCTGTGGCGAAAAAAGAAACTAAAGTGGAATCCATTTTCCCATTGCAGCGGGAGGAAGCGGAAAGTTTCAACCTGGTTGGAATCATCGGGGATCAGACGCGTCGTGTGGCAGTTGTGCAGGATTCGGCTAAAAAGTTTTATCCGCTTTTTATCGGAACGCGCATCGGTCTTCGTAACGGGAAGGTAACCAATATTCTGGCAGATCGAGTAACAGTGGATGAATTGAACGGGAAAAAAGTAAAAAGAATCATTTTGAAACTGCGTAAAAATATTTAATGAGGTAATATCATGAAACAATATTTATCCAAAATAATCCCTGTTTTCATAATCCTTTGGGTTTTTTTATGTGCTCCGGCCGGGGTAATTACGGATTTAAGCGCAGCTCAAGATAATAATCCCGGTGCTAAAAGTGAAACAACAAATGTAGGTTATCTGGAAAACATATTATTTGAAAAGTTGTCCGGCCGGGAAAGGATCAATCTTGTTGTATCCCAGCAGCCCTCCATTGCTCCCACGTCCATTCAGGGAGATAATAGCCTGCTCATCAGTCTGGAAAATCTGTATGCGCCTGACAACATGCGCGACACCCTGGCGTGGAAACAGTCTCTTAATGTAACTGATGTGCAGGTGCAGCAGCGGACGTCGGAAGGCAAACAATGGATTAATTTGAAAATTAATCTTAAAGAAATTGTTCCCTATTCCATAAGACAGGAAGGAAAGATTGTTGTTATTGACTTCAATATTTCCGGTGTGGAAGCAAAGTTAAGCGCGGCTAGTCAAAAGTCCGGAGACGCGCCGGCTGGCGCTGCTTCCAGTGAAGGGAATAGTGCAAAGCAACAGGCCGGTCGTGAGGCAACTAAAAGATATACGGATAGAATCGTGTCGCTTGATTTTCAGGATGCGGATATCAAGAGCGTTTTACGTTTAATGTCTGAATACGGCAATGTGAGTATCATTTCCGGAGATGATGTTAAGGGTAATGTTACTCTAACGATGAAAAATGTACCCTGGGAACAGGCGTTGGATTCAATTCTGGATATCAAAGGCCTTGGCAAGAAGCAAATGGGCAATGTCATCAGCGTTATGACTCTGGACAGAAAGAAAAAAGATGAAGCAGACAAACTCAAGGCGGAAGAGGATAAGGTAAAAGCGGATGACGCCCGCAAGGCAAGAGAACAACAAATTCTGGTCGAAAAAGGGAAACTGCGCCAGATCCTGATTGAAGCGAAAATCGTAGAAGTGACGGATGATTTTACCAGAAATCTTGGTATTCAATGGGGATTCGGCCAGCACGCATCTACCGGGAATTACGGATTGGGTTTTTCCGGCGGGATGAATCCGCTTTCGACAACCAATTCTCAATCGATCAGGTATCCGTCTGAAGTGGTCTCCAAGACCGCCACCACGCCATTAACAATGGCGGCTGTCAATTTTCCCGCCATAGTGGCCGGACCGACCTTCGGCCTTGTTTTTGGAGGGGCCAGCGGCTATATCGAAACTCAATTGCAGGCCCTGGAAACAACCGCTCAAGGTAAAATAATTTCAGCGCCCAGAGTCGTGACGATGGACAATGTGAAAGCCGTTATCAAACAGGGTGATGAAGTGCCCTATGTGACGCCGGCTTCAGGCACTTCAGCGGCAAGCGTTACTTTTAAGGAAGCTGTTTTGCGGTTGGAGGTAAAACCGAAAATTACCGATGAAGGCCGGATTTCCATGGAAATCAAAGCGACTAACGACACACCGGACTATGCTACAGGACAAACACTTCAGGGCAATCCGCCCATTCGCAAGAATGAAGTGGAATCCAAGGTTGTCGTGTCCGATGGAGATACGGTCGTTATCGGCGGCATATCCAAAAATACAGAAAGTACGTCGGTATCCGGACTTCCCTTGTTTTATAAGATTCCGGTTTTGGGATGGCTGTTTAAAACGGAAGGCGTCACAAGGCAAAAACGGCAATTGATGATATTTATCACGCCAAAGATATTATCGGAATCCGGATATGTTGAAGATGAGTGCAATACGTCGCTTGCCAATCAATCGGACCGTTGCCGTAAAGAATAGAAAATAACGCGACCGGACATCAATCCCTCTGCAGCCGGATGTGCAGAGGGATTTTTATCGGTGAGTGCGCAAAACGCAATTCAATGTTCTTGCCGGCTCAAGTGGACTGAATCATGAAATTGAAAACAATAATTATCCTGTCGGTTTTATTTTGCCAGTTATTTCTTATCTCCTGCACCAGCACGCCCTGGCATAGAGATCAGGCCGATGCTTATTTGAAAAAGGGGATAGCCTTAATTGAAGCGCGGCAATACCTGGGCGCTCTCAAGGAACTGCTGGAGGCTGATAAAAATGCCCCAGACGATCCGGTCATCAATTATCATTTGGGAATTGCGTATCTGGGACGTGGTTTAAAAGACAAGGCGATGGAAAGATTTCAGACGGCTGTGTCGTTGAAAAATGATTATTCGGAAGCGTACAATTATCTGGGCGCCATTTATATGGATATGGGTCAATGGGAGAGGGCTATTGATGCATTTGATAAAGCTTTAAATAATCACCTGTATGTAACTCCGGGACGTGCCTTGTATAACTCCGGTTTAGCTTACTATAACCTGCAGAATTACGATATGGCCCTGTCACGGTTTCAGCAGGCATCAAGGCAGGATGGGATGATTGTCTTACAGCCTCAGATCGAAAAATTTCTGGGGTTAATCTATATCAAGAAATCCAATTTAGCCCAGGCAAAAGAGCATTTGGAAAAATCTGTGACGCTGAACCCTTCACTTTATGACGCTCATTTTTTTCTGGCTGAAACTTACTTAAAAATTAAAGACCCCGCGAATGCGAAAAATTCTTTTCAACAGGTCATCAAGCTTGCCCCGCAATCACCATTTGGACAAGAAGCCCGAGAGTATCTGCGGTCTTTGAGGTGAAGGGTGATCGAAAGTATATAAACGAATGAACATACTTGCTGTTTTATCTTTTTGTTTCAATAAAACACATTCCCGCCATTTTTAAGCAGCCATGGAAAATCAAACCTTCGAAAAAAACCGTATTGCATTTCCCGATCAGTACAAATATTTGCTTCAAAACAAACGGTATGCTGACGCACTGGTCTTGTCTCTTGAACGACTGAGAGAATTTCCCATGGACGCTGACGCCTACGTTGCAGTCGGTGAAGCACAAATCGCGATGGCTCATCTCACGGAATCCCAGCGGATGCTTTGTGCTCTGGAGGACAAAATTGCCGCATTGACCGGCGTATTTGTCCGGATGGGAGAATTATACGCAAAAAATGGCTATGCAAAAGAGGCCCAACTTTGTTATCAGCAGTATCGGGCGTATAGTCCGTTTGCTGAGAAGGGCCGGGCATTAACCTCGCCAGGGACTGCTTCTGAGGACGTACAAAAAAAAGAAAGTAAAATCGATCAACAGGATAATGCTTCTTCCGATCAATTAATCAATACGCTATCGGGATGGCTGACCAATATTAATAGGACGAAGACTCATGCCGCATGCAATCGATAATTTTTCTCTCCTCAGGCTTCATGCCGTTCAGAAAAAATTCCCTGATTATCACGTCGATGGCATCCTGTTTTCCAATATCAGTAATATCCGCTATCTGTCGGGATTTACCGGCAGTGACGGCCTGTTGGTTTTAAGCTCCGATGACGCGAGGCTTCTTGTTGATGGACGTTACACCACGCAAGCCGCAGCTGAGGTCAGGGGGATTTCCGTCCTTCATTATCAAAATAAAATTCAGGGAATCGAACAGGCCTTGAAGGAGTTAGGCCTGAAAAATATCGGCTTTGAAGCCTCTTGCGTTACGGTGGAAATGTATAATGATTTAACACGCAGGCTGAAAAATATTAAATTGGTCGGACTGGGTGACGAATTAAGATTGCTTCGGGCTTATAAAGACCAGCATGAAATTGCCGTCATGAAAAAAGCGGCGGCTATCGCCTCGAAAGCGATAGACACACTTGCCCGCGAAATACGACCCGGCTGGACGGAACTGGAAACGGCTCTGCAACTGGAAATAACGGCGCGCCTTGCGGGGGCCGAGCAGGTTGCCTTTGAAACGATTATCGCCTCCGGAGAGAATGCGGCGCTCCCGCATGCCCAGCCTACAAATCGCAAGATCAGGAGTGGGGATTTTGTGGTTATTGATTTTGGCGTTAAATATCAGGGCTACTGTTCTGATGAAACTTGTA
Encoded here:
- a CDS encoding dUTP diphosphatase — translated: MEKIQIHIQKIAGSDDIPFPRYMTEQAAGMDIFAAVLSDETIQPGERRKIPTGIAISLPEGYEAQIRPRSGLAVHNGITLLNSPGTIDADYRGEIALIVINHGESPFVVQRGMRLAQMVIQKICQAQWVESDTLDETVRGGGGFGHT
- a CDS encoding polyribonucleotide nucleotidyltransferase, with amino-acid sequence MSNVFSTDFAGRNFSIKANYVAAQADGSALVYYGDTVVLVTAVSLKSVREGVDFLPLTVDYQEKTFAAGKIPGGFFKREGRNNEREVLTSRIIDRAIRPLFPKGYYSETQIVATVLSVDKENDSDVAAMIGASAALEMSDAPFKGPIAGVRVGRINGEFAANASAEKMKESEMNLFLVGRKVTPGRAGRPYDVELVMMEGEANEVAEDIIIDAINFGLEAVRPVIDLQDKMRAEIGKAKRPVAEAAPDEELIARVRTEALPGLKEGYSIPRKLERYSKLGDVREAVIKSIGAGDAALSKKVAAIIEHLESRILRDMIIQEKKRIDGRSSTDIRPINSEVGILPRTHGSALFTRGETQALAVLTLGTSADEQRMDYIAGEERRSFLLHYNFPPFSVGEAKSLRSPGRREIGHGALARKALVPVLPSPETFPYTIRIVSEIMASNGSSSMASVCGGILSLMDGGVPVKDIVAGIAMGLLKEGDEVVILSDILGDEDHAGDMDFKVCGTEKGVTAMQMDIKIDGLTEDILRKALAQAREGRIHIIGKIRETMTAPRSDISLYAPRITTVKVKEDQVRTVIGSGGKNIRQIISETGVTIDVEDDGTVTIASADAEAAARAVAMVKWLTEEAEVGKIYRGTVKKIVDFGAFVEILPGTEGLLHISQIAKERIAKVTDVLQEGDEVMVKVLEVDKSGKIRLSRKEALDAEIK
- a CDS encoding XRE family transcriptional regulator, coding for MENTKKNRVKKFRESIPLSVSQLARKAELTPQTIAKMEKGLPTRKNSELKVAKALQKTYEEVFPQ
- a CDS encoding integrase; translation: MPHAIDNFSLLRLHAVQKKFPDYHVDGILFSNISNIRYLSGFTGSDGLLVLSSDDARLLVDGRYTTQAAAEVRGISVLHYQNKIQGIEQALKELGLKNIGFEASCVTVEMYNDLTRRLKNIKLVGLGDELRLLRAYKDQHEIAVMKKAAAIASKAIDTLAREIRPGWTELETALQLEITARLAGAEQVAFETIIASGENAALPHAQPTNRKIRSGDFVVIDFGVKYQGYCSDETCTFAIGELTGDKKNAYRAVLRAHDEAILSLRAGIAAADVDALVRGVLGKKYSRYFVHGTGHGVGLEVHEAPRLAPNSQDVLNAGMVVTVEPGLYYPGLWGIRIEDTVVVKKNSCEIISKMKKDLIVVE
- a CDS encoding pilus assembly protein PilM — protein: MDLKELFTGKKQLVGLDIGSNSLKLAEIITTSSGQVLNRFRQIPVPSGTIVDGVVENPSVLASTIKELFHNSGCKGKGIVTSLSGSSVIVKKVTLAQMEETELRELIHDEAGKYLPFDNMDDVNYDFQILGDNEQNPNQMDVIIVAAKKTDVSSYLDAITAAGLTVMIMDVDSFALETMYESNYEFEENDIIVIVNIGAHLTNINVIKGGISIFTRDFTIAGNEITERLQEKYQVSAEEAEGMKTDGLPGSEQENMDLKNVILDCAEPICSEIERSIDYFRSTFGGDYIKHVYLSGGSSRIAGLDNHLSQRLNIETELINPLSKIGYNKKNIDAGKLDSIKTIGAVAIGLGLRKIGDK
- a CDS encoding cell division protein FtsB — its product is MKIGRYLVAFLFLMTLLITFGNRGVVDNYFMGKRLSQMKAENNDLVAQNKELAEKIILLRSDLAYIESIARNELGMVKSGDVVYRLTK